In Gemmatimonadota bacterium, a single genomic region encodes these proteins:
- the ispD gene encoding 2-C-methyl-D-erythritol 4-phosphate cytidylyltransferase, whose protein sequence is MTERNARTEPSEARVGVVIAGAGSGRRLGGVSKALLEMGGRSLLEHSLAPFLAESRTAAVVVALPPAEVVEPPARLVRLSRVKFVGGGKERAESVKAALETLPTGLDVIAVHDAARPLVTEDTVTKCFDLALTGVGAVAGIPVVDSMKRVDGAGRVLEEVEREYLWHAHTPQCFPADFLLRAYRAGFGDAGSAMVADEASLAAHMGFPVVMVAEDSPNPKITYRSDLELAEAVLSRRR, encoded by the coding sequence ATGACCGAGCGGAACGCGCGGACTGAACCCTCGGAAGCGAGGGTGGGGGTGGTGATCGCCGGTGCGGGCTCGGGAAGAAGATTGGGAGGCGTGAGCAAGGCCTTGCTCGAAATGGGAGGGAGATCCCTCCTCGAACATTCTCTCGCCCCCTTCCTCGCGGAATCTCGCACTGCGGCGGTCGTCGTCGCCCTTCCCCCCGCCGAGGTCGTCGAGCCGCCTGCGCGACTTGTCAGGTTGTCGCGGGTGAAGTTCGTCGGGGGAGGGAAGGAGAGAGCGGAATCGGTGAAGGCCGCCCTGGAGACGCTTCCCACCGGTCTCGACGTGATCGCCGTCCACGACGCCGCTCGGCCGCTGGTGACGGAAGACACGGTCACGAAGTGCTTCGACCTCGCGCTGACGGGAGTGGGCGCCGTCGCCGGGATTCCGGTGGTGGATTCCATGAAGCGCGTCGATGGGGCCGGGCGGGTGCTGGAAGAGGTCGAACGCGAGTATCTCTGGCACGCGCACACGCCCCAGTGCTTTCCGGCCGATTTCCTGCTCCGGGCCTACCGGGCAGGGTTCGGCGACGCCGGGAGCGCGATGGTCGCCGACGAGGCGTCACTGGCCGCCCATATGGGATTTCCGGTGGTCATGGTGGCCGAGGATTCCCCCAACCCCAAGATCACATATCGAAGCGACCTCGAGCTCGCCGAGGCCGTCCTTTCCCGACGGCGATGA
- a CDS encoding threonylcarbamoyl-AMP synthase, producing the protein MGQTEVIDLVGDPDASLLPALDCLDRHGILAYPTETVYGLGSLATPRGVSSLAAAKNRPPNRPFIVLVGSKAQADSLAWNSAAERLVERFWPGPLTIVLGDPDRSFPPGVRSVEGGVAVRLSPDPAVRRLLDELGEPVTSTSANLPGESPALTAASAVETLRRIGVVGGCVIDGGARVDTAPSTLVTCTTPAPRILREGAVPKPLILDLF; encoded by the coding sequence GTGGGGCAGACGGAGGTCATCGACCTCGTCGGCGACCCGGACGCCTCGCTCCTTCCGGCCCTCGACTGCCTCGACCGCCACGGTATCCTCGCATACCCAACCGAAACGGTATACGGACTCGGTTCGCTCGCGACGCCCCGAGGGGTCTCGAGCCTGGCAGCCGCGAAGAACCGCCCGCCGAATCGTCCTTTCATTGTTCTGGTGGGCTCGAAGGCCCAGGCGGATAGCCTCGCTTGGAATTCTGCGGCCGAAAGACTCGTCGAACGCTTCTGGCCAGGGCCGCTCACCATCGTGCTCGGAGATCCCGACCGGAGCTTTCCGCCGGGCGTGCGCAGCGTCGAAGGAGGCGTGGCCGTTCGACTCTCACCCGATCCCGCAGTCAGGCGTCTGCTGGACGAGCTTGGGGAACCGGTCACCTCGACCAGCGCCAATCTTCCCGGCGAGAGTCCGGCTCTCACCGCAGCTTCGGCAGTGGAGACGCTGCGGCGCATCGGGGTAGTGGGCGGATGCGTCATCGACGGAGGAGCCAGGGTCGATACGGCTCCCTCCACTCTGGTGACCTGCACCACGCCGGCCCCCAGGATTCTCCGGGAAGGCGCGGTGCCGAAACCGCTGATCCTCGACCTTTTCTGA
- a CDS encoding low molecular weight protein arginine phosphatase, producing MDSPNGSTALHVLFVCAGNTCRSPMAEAIAVRKASDLSRRVEFRSAGTAAHEGDPVTGGALRAAARAGLDLARHTATLVDEEIANWADVILVMSPGHLARLRRLGAGDRSFLLSAFSTAKEAPSAEDVGVPDPFGGGSDVYEHTFAVLEGLVEDAIHRLEG from the coding sequence ATGGACTCACCGAATGGGAGTACCGCTCTGCACGTGCTCTTCGTGTGCGCCGGCAACACCTGCCGGAGCCCGATGGCGGAAGCGATAGCGGTGAGGAAGGCATCCGATCTCTCCAGACGAGTCGAGTTTCGCTCTGCGGGAACCGCCGCCCATGAGGGAGATCCCGTTACCGGGGGCGCACTGCGGGCCGCCGCGAGGGCGGGACTCGACCTCGCCCGACACACCGCTACCCTCGTCGATGAGGAGATCGCGAACTGGGCGGATGTTATACTGGTTATGTCTCCCGGCCACCTTGCTCGGCTGCGCCGACTGGGTGCGGGCGACCGCAGTTTCCTCCTCTCCGCGTTTTCCACCGCCAAAGAGGCTCCGTCCGCGGAGGACGTCGGGGTTCCCGACCCCTTCGGCGGAGGCTCCGACGTCTACGAACACACCTTCGCCGTGCTCGAAGGACTGGTCGAGGACGCCATCCACCGCCTCGAAGGCTGA
- the aroE gene encoding shikimate dehydrogenase, producing the protein MPKPEHPQVLALLGDPVAHSLSPPVVNAACAAAGVKGVYVAIRCGEDDLGGLIRGISRGGAGGNVTLPYKERAARIVEVPTAAVRRSGACNTFWRGDDGRVHGDNTDVAGFQRAVEHLCGRSAQGMRVLLLGAGGAARAVLLALVKDGVDQVTVRNRSLERARRVARRIGGFRARVANVQEDIDGESFDLVVNATSLGMKESDGRVLNFERLRKIGYVLDLVYRADSTRLVQSAVELGIPAADGKEMLVQQAAVAFERWWKRPAPIEVMREAVAAACE; encoded by the coding sequence ATGCCGAAACCCGAACATCCCCAAGTCCTGGCGTTGCTGGGCGACCCGGTAGCCCACTCCCTCTCCCCGCCAGTTGTGAACGCGGCTTGCGCGGCCGCAGGCGTGAAGGGCGTCTATGTGGCCATCCGATGCGGTGAAGACGATCTCGGCGGTCTGATTCGCGGCATTTCGAGGGGCGGAGCGGGCGGCAACGTCACCCTGCCTTACAAGGAGCGGGCCGCGAGGATCGTCGAGGTACCCACCGCGGCCGTCCGCCGCTCGGGCGCCTGCAACACCTTCTGGAGGGGGGATGACGGCCGGGTGCACGGCGACAACACCGACGTCGCCGGTTTCCAGCGGGCGGTCGAACACCTGTGCGGCCGGTCGGCGCAAGGTATGCGCGTCCTGCTTCTGGGCGCCGGGGGCGCGGCGCGCGCCGTGCTTCTGGCGCTTGTGAAAGATGGAGTGGACCAGGTCACGGTCAGGAACCGGTCGCTGGAACGAGCGAGAAGGGTGGCGCGGCGCATCGGCGGATTTCGGGCTCGGGTCGCCAACGTTCAGGAAGACATAGACGGCGAATCCTTCGACCTGGTCGTGAACGCGACCTCGTTGGGGATGAAGGAGAGCGACGGAAGGGTCTTGAACTTCGAGCGCCTGCGCAAGATCGGATACGTTCTCGATCTGGTCTACCGGGCCGATTCGACCCGGCTCGTGCAAAGCGCGGTCGAGCTGGGCATTCCGGCCGCCGACGGCAAGGAGATGCTCGTCCAGCAGGCGGCCGTCGCCTTCGAACGCTGGTGGAAGCGGCCCGCGCCGATCGAGGTCATGCGGGAGGCGGTCGCCGCCGCGTGCGAGTAG
- a CDS encoding ComF family protein: MRVAVLHGLLADHLRTAADFFLPAGCAACQGWIPGGKDAALVCASCRGRLRPAPWPRCPRCHYPARGGPRADNGECGNCALWDPDLFAARYSYVLCPVSSRLVRGLKYGDWPELAEPLAEALVELELPASSEIGGGVEAGIPSGSGLDSLVRRVVAYVPATPDRESRRGYNQSKEIARRYAAEKGLPIVDLLERRGSEVSQTALRPTERFANVRDAFRPKGNATLDPGTEVHLVDDVLTTGATASAASAALVRCGAGRVILLTFARAVPELDHRFRR; this comes from the coding sequence GTGCGAGTAGCCGTTCTCCACGGGCTGCTGGCCGACCACCTGCGCACCGCCGCCGACTTCTTCCTGCCCGCGGGATGCGCCGCCTGCCAGGGCTGGATTCCCGGAGGAAAGGATGCCGCGCTCGTGTGCGCCTCGTGCCGGGGACGGCTGCGGCCCGCCCCGTGGCCCCGCTGCCCGCGCTGTCACTATCCGGCGAGGGGCGGTCCGAGAGCCGATAACGGCGAGTGCGGGAACTGCGCTCTCTGGGATCCCGATCTGTTTGCCGCGCGGTACTCCTACGTCCTCTGTCCGGTCAGCTCCCGGCTCGTGCGGGGGCTGAAGTACGGCGATTGGCCTGAACTCGCGGAGCCGCTGGCCGAAGCTTTGGTCGAGCTCGAGCTGCCCGCCTCCTCCGAAATCGGGGGCGGGGTCGAAGCGGGGATCCCGTCGGGATCGGGCCTCGATTCCCTCGTTCGAAGAGTAGTCGCCTACGTTCCCGCCACACCGGACCGCGAGAGCCGCCGGGGCTACAACCAGTCCAAGGAGATCGCGCGTCGCTACGCGGCGGAGAAGGGCCTTCCGATCGTCGATCTTCTCGAACGGCGCGGGAGCGAGGTGTCGCAGACCGCCCTGCGTCCGACCGAGCGTTTCGCCAACGTCCGCGACGCCTTTCGCCCCAAGGGTAACGCGACACTGGATCCCGGTACCGAGGTTCACCTCGTCGACGACGTTCTGACCACCGGAGCCACCGCTTCGGCGGCGAGCGCGGCGCTGGTTCGGTGCGGCGCGGGCAGGGTTATCTTGCTCACGTTCGCTCGAGCCGTCCCCGAACTGGATCACCGCTTTCGTCGGTGA
- the gap gene encoding type I glyceraldehyde-3-phosphate dehydrogenase, which yields MSVKLAINGFGRIGRHALRAVAVSERNDVKIVAVNDLASIDTLAHLLRYDSMHGRYPGSVEVDESASAILVDGALVRVLSEPRPERIPWGELGVDVALESTGRFRSREDAALHLEAGARKVVISAPGNGVDATFVLGVNHDTYSRRDHHVVSNASCTTNCLAPVVKVIADRFGFKRGLVTTVHSYTNGQNIIDAPHKDLRRARAAAVSMIPTTTGAARATGVVLPEVQGRIDGLSVRVPTADVSLIDLVAEVESDASAESVNDAMRQASAGPLAGILEVSDEPLVSVDFVGNPHSAVVDAMSTAVIERRMVKVLAWYDNEWGYANRLVDLAAVVGA from the coding sequence TTGTCCGTCAAATTAGCGATCAACGGCTTCGGCAGGATCGGCAGACACGCTCTGCGAGCCGTAGCCGTGAGTGAGAGAAACGATGTCAAGATAGTGGCCGTCAACGACTTGGCGTCTATCGACACACTCGCGCACCTTCTGCGCTACGACTCGATGCACGGTCGCTACCCCGGCTCGGTCGAGGTCGACGAATCCGCGAGCGCGATCCTGGTGGACGGCGCCCTCGTGCGAGTGCTGAGCGAGCCGAGACCCGAGCGGATTCCCTGGGGAGAGCTCGGTGTGGATGTGGCGCTCGAGTCGACGGGACGCTTCCGTTCGCGGGAGGACGCGGCTCTGCACCTGGAGGCCGGCGCCCGCAAGGTCGTGATCTCCGCTCCGGGCAACGGCGTGGACGCCACGTTCGTGCTGGGTGTGAACCACGACACCTACTCCAGGCGGGATCATCACGTGGTCTCGAACGCGAGCTGCACCACCAACTGCCTGGCGCCGGTGGTGAAGGTGATCGCGGACCGCTTCGGTTTCAAGCGAGGTCTGGTGACCACCGTGCACTCGTACACCAACGGCCAGAACATCATCGACGCCCCGCACAAGGATCTCCGTCGCGCACGCGCCGCCGCCGTGTCCATGATCCCCACGACGACCGGAGCGGCCCGGGCCACCGGGGTCGTTCTTCCGGAGGTGCAGGGGCGGATCGACGGGCTCTCCGTCAGGGTACCGACCGCCGACGTCTCCCTCATCGATCTGGTCGCCGAGGTCGAGTCCGACGCGTCGGCCGAGTCCGTGAACGACGCCATGCGCCAGGCCTCCGCCGGACCGCTCGCCGGCATTCTGGAGGTCTCGGACGAACCTCTGGTTTCAGTGGACTTCGTCGGCAACCCTCACAGCGCCGTCGTGGACGCAATGAGCACCGCCGTCATCGAGCGCCGAATGGTCAAGGTGCTGGCCTGGTACGACAACGAATGGGGATACGCCAACCGCCTGGTCGATCTCGCCGCCGTGGTGGGAGCGTAG
- a CDS encoding sigma-70 family RNA polymerase sigma factor, giving the protein MSSVQTRRTAAVAPAPLGGAADRTLPEDFERWFSEHRGTIFRYVRFRVANRESAEDVTSEVFMKALRAFRTYNPSKAAPRTWLMTIARNSVTDHLRHLQRHGSNHVSLDRMPDLVSSLPSPEERVLREERVRRLLNAVRMLRKNEQEILSLRYGSGLRNTEIAEQLGVSANAVAVRMHRALKRLKLTVGENPEFDANGRSDSNGGSSSCCGMAGSE; this is encoded by the coding sequence ATGAGCTCAGTACAAACACGTCGAACGGCGGCGGTTGCTCCTGCACCGCTGGGGGGAGCTGCTGATCGGACGTTGCCCGAAGATTTCGAGCGGTGGTTCAGCGAGCACCGAGGCACCATCTTCCGCTATGTGCGTTTCCGAGTGGCGAACCGGGAATCGGCCGAGGACGTCACGTCGGAGGTGTTCATGAAGGCGCTCCGAGCCTTCAGGACCTACAACCCGTCCAAGGCGGCCCCGCGCACCTGGTTGATGACCATCGCCCGCAACTCGGTGACGGACCATCTTCGGCATCTCCAGCGCCACGGTTCGAATCATGTTTCACTTGACCGCATGCCCGACCTGGTTTCGTCGTTGCCCTCGCCGGAAGAGCGGGTCCTGCGCGAGGAGAGGGTCCGGCGTCTGCTGAACGCGGTGCGCATGCTGAGGAAAAACGAACAGGAGATCCTTTCGCTCCGGTACGGATCGGGTCTGCGCAACACCGAGATCGCGGAACAGCTGGGAGTGTCGGCCAACGCAGTGGCGGTGAGGATGCATCGCGCTCTCAAGCGCCTGAAGCTCACGGTCGGCGAAAACCCGGAGTTCGATGCCAATGGCAGATCCGATTCGAACGGGGGTTCCTCATCCTGTTGCGGGATGGCCGGTTCCGAATGA
- a CDS encoding phosphoglycerate kinase, translating to MVDGEITDDARARAVVPTFRYLVGNAARVCVLSHFGRPGGRPDPAHSLAPVAKTLASLLDHPVRFVEDSTPAVALARTSDLAPGEIALLENTRFHPGETGNDHELADGWAGLGEIMVNDAFGAAHRAHASTSGLAHAVRARGGIAVAGMLMTRELLFLAHALHDPIRPFNAFLGGAKIAGKLTLVDRLLGKVDALMIGGAIANTFLAACGHEVGASLVDSERIGLAAEFLKRGRDRIELPADCVVTERLVAGAPHRVVRANEVGPRDMIVDIGPETVARFRERVRDSRTVVMNGPFGVLDLPAYARGTAQVLEEIARLCETDGIGILGGGDSAAAARMAGLVERLTHVSTGGGASLALLAGENLPGVDCLNDVLQAAAEPPARVGVGA from the coding sequence ATGGTCGACGGCGAGATCACCGACGACGCCAGGGCTCGGGCGGTCGTCCCCACGTTCCGGTACCTCGTCGGGAACGCTGCTCGCGTGTGCGTGCTTTCGCACTTCGGCAGGCCCGGAGGCAGGCCGGATCCGGCACACTCCCTCGCCCCGGTCGCGAAGACCTTGGCTTCGCTGCTGGATCACCCCGTGCGCTTCGTCGAGGATTCGACACCTGCGGTCGCCCTCGCGCGGACCTCCGACCTGGCGCCGGGCGAGATCGCGCTCCTCGAGAACACCCGCTTCCACCCCGGAGAGACCGGAAACGATCACGAATTGGCCGACGGCTGGGCCGGTCTGGGCGAGATAATGGTCAACGACGCGTTCGGAGCCGCGCACAGGGCGCACGCGTCCACCTCCGGCCTGGCCCACGCGGTGCGCGCCCGGGGCGGGATCGCGGTCGCGGGAATGCTGATGACCCGAGAGCTGCTCTTCCTGGCGCACGCCCTCCACGATCCGATCCGCCCCTTCAACGCGTTCCTGGGCGGCGCCAAGATCGCCGGCAAGTTGACTCTCGTGGATCGTCTGCTCGGGAAGGTCGACGCTCTCATGATCGGCGGGGCGATCGCCAATACCTTCCTGGCCGCCTGCGGCCATGAGGTGGGGGCTTCCCTGGTCGATTCCGAGCGAATCGGCCTGGCGGCGGAGTTCCTGAAACGCGGCCGAGACCGGATCGAGCTCCCGGCGGACTGCGTGGTGACCGAGAGACTCGTCGCCGGCGCGCCGCACCGCGTGGTTCGTGCCAACGAGGTGGGGCCTCGCGATATGATCGTGGATATCGGGCCGGAGACGGTCGCCCGTTTTCGGGAACGTGTGCGGGACTCTCGCACCGTCGTGATGAACGGCCCCTTCGGCGTCCTCGACCTGCCCGCGTACGCTCGCGGCACCGCTCAGGTGCTCGAAGAGATCGCGCGCTTGTGCGAGACGGACGGAATCGGCATTCTGGGTGGCGGAGATTCGGCTGCGGCGGCACGTATGGCGGGGCTGGTCGAGCGGCTGACCCATGTGTCGACGGGCGGTGGTGCGTCCCTGGCGCTTCTCGCCGGGGAAAATCTGCCCGGCGTCGACTGCCTGAACGATGTCCTGCAAGCCGCCGCCGAGCCGCCGGCCCGGGTCGGAGTCGGCGCATGA